In the Aridibaculum aurantiacum genome, AATAGAGGGAAGAACCTTTTATTTTCTTCTACGTTTTCATCTACAGGCTATAAACTAATAACTACAGCTGCCAGCGACTTACTCTGGCAACGTGTAGGCGAAGGAGAGAATGCACTACCTGATCTTTATGTTCCTAATGCATTAAAACAAGAACCTTCTTCCACTTTAGAGAATATATCCCTTCGCCCCTTTACCACGCAGCGTTACAGGAAGGGTTTTGGATTTTTCAACTTCCATAGCTGGCGGCCATTGTACGACCTGCAGGAGTTTTCTTTTACACTATATGGCCAAAATGTTTTAAATACATTCCAGTCTGAGTTGGCTTACACTTACAACAGGAATGAAACAAGCCATCGCGCCGGCTTTACTGGCATCTATGGAGGCTGGTATTTGCAACCAACTTTAGGTATCAACCACACCTGGGACAGAACCATCGTATACAACCGAGATACAAGTTTCAACTACAATGAACTTAATCTGAATGCAGGGGTTCGTCTTCCGCTCAATCTTTCCGGCGGCAGGCAATATCGTTTTCTTACACTTAACAGTTCATTAAATAACCAACAGATCCAATGGACGGGGATAGGTAAATCACTACTTGCAGCCAGGAACTTCAACTATATACAGGGCAGGTTGTTGTACACCGGGCAAATTCAGCAGGCGCTGCAACATATCTATCCACGGTGGGCGCAAACACTTCTACTGCAGTATCGTAAATCTATAGATAAGCTGGAGGCAAACCAGCTGCTTGCAAATGCTGCTTTGTATTTACCTGGTTTGCATGTAAATCATAACTTGGTTATCAATGCTGCTTTTCAACAGCGGGACACAATGAACCAGTATTTCTTTGGCAACAGTTTTCCTTTTTCGAGAGGATACACATCGGTGGATTTTCCACAGATGTGGCGCATTGGGTTTAACTACCACTTTCCGTTGTTCTACCCTGATTTTGGGATAGGTAATATAGTATACTTTCAGCGGGTACGGGCAAATGGATTTTACGATATCACACAGGGCAAAAGTTTAAGAACAGGCGCTATGTTTCCATTCAATACTGCCGGTGGCGAAATGTATTTCGATACAAAATGGTGGAATCAGCAACCAGTGACCTTTGGTATTCGCTACAGCCGTTTGTTGAATAACCAATATAGAGGCTTTACACAACCTAATCAATGGGAGCTGATATTGCCGATCAATTTGCTGGATTAAAAAAAGGAGAGGCAGCTTTAACAACCTGTTGATTTTAAAAAAGCTTGGTAAAATGTTGAGCTTCAGTTAATCTGGTACATGGGAATTAATTCCACACTTATGGGTTTGTTAACTAGCTAAAACAGAGGCAATATGTTGTTTTTACATGATACCTTCGTGCTCGTTAACCTAAAAAAATGTACAATCTTATGCCCAAAAAATTATGGATTACCCTCGTAGCTCTGGTTCTTGTGTCATTTGGCGTAACAGCGTATAAAGCAAAAAATGAGGTTATAGTAAAAGCAAGTTTTGAAACTGGTACTGATTCTTTGGCTTCTACAGAAGTAGTAGCTAATGATGCAGTTTCTTCTGAGAAAATGCGCTTTACTGCACTATACGATGTGCTAAACCTGCAAAACCTCAAGTTGAACAAACAGGCTTTTCAGCTTGCTATAAATGGATATTCTAAACTTAAAACACAAGGAAAGATAAAGAATGACTTGTTGACCATCATCGATTTTAGCCAACCCAGCACCAGCAAGCGGATGTATATAATAGATATGAAGAAAAACAAACTGGTTAGGCATTCGCATGTTGCGCATGGCCGCAACACCGGGTTGTTGATGGCAACTACCTTTTCTAACAAAGCGGAATCATATCAAAGCAGTCTTGGTTTTTATGTTACTTCAGAAACATATATAGGTAAACATGGCTTGTCACTACGTTTAGATGGTGTAGAAAGAAACATCAATGATAATGCAAGAGCAAGGGCTATCGTGGTTCACGGCGCAGATTATGCCAATGAATCATTTTATAAATCTACTGGTTACCTTGGACGTAGTTTTGGATGTCCTGCAGTGCCTACAAAAGATGCACCCGAGATCATTCAAAACATAAAAAACGGCAGTTGCATGTTTATTTACTCTACTGACAAGGGTTACCTTAAGCAATCATCTTTAATATAACAGGGGCCGTTGCCAAGAAAAGTTGCAGTTTTAGAAGAATTGGATGAAATAGGAACAGTATTTATTAACTTTTCCACAAAATATTCAAAATTTTCCACTATTTTTTCTTCTTTGTTGTGTATGTGCTTATCTTCGCGCTCCCAAAAATAATATGTCTAAACAAGCACTGATAAAACAAGATGGGTCAATCATAGAAGCTTTGTCCAATGCAATGTTTCGGGTGAAGTTGGAAAATGGTCATGAGATCATTGCCACCATCAGCGGTAAAATGAGAATGAATTACATACGAATTTTACCTGGCGACAAAGTAGGAGTAGAGATGAGCCCGTACGATTTGAGCCGTGGACGTATCATTTTCAGGTATAAATAGTAAACAATTAGCTGTTAGCCTTTGATAGCCGATAGCAATAAGCATAAGGAATTTTAATAACACACATCATGAAAGTTAGAGCATCTATTAAAAAGCGTAGTGCAGATTGCAAGATCGTGAGAAGAAAAGGCAAGCTGTACATTGTAAACAAAAAGAACCCTCGCTACAAGCAGCGCCAGGGGTAAGAAAGAATTGTGGGATTTCGGGATTTCGATATTTTGAGATTTCGATATCCGAAATACAATCCCAAAATCACCAAATCACAAAATCAGAAATTAAAATATGGCTCGTATTGCCGGTATAGATTTACCAAAAAGTAAAAGAGGCGAAATAGGTCTTACCTATATCTATGGTATAGGTCTTTCTACAGCCCAGTACATTCTTGACAAAGCTGGAATTGACCGTAGCAAGAAAGTGAACACCTGGAACGATGAAGAGCAAACTGCTATCCGTAATATCATCAACAATGAGATTAAGGTAGAAGGTGCACTTCGTAGCGAAACTCAAATGAACATTAAGCGTTTGTTGGATATCGCTTGTTACCGTGGTCTTCGTCATCGTAAAGGTTTACCTCTTCGCGGACAAAGAACCCGTACTAACAGCCGTACCAGGAAAGGTAAGCGTAAGACAGTTGCCGGTAAAAAGAAGGCACCTAAGAAATAATATAACCATGTTACAAACTATAGGTTCCAGTGTATCATTGGAACCTGTAGTTTGTAATTTGTTGTTTATACCAGTCGTCGGATCTGCTGCCTAGCAGGGAGAGACTATCATTTTTAGAAGATTACCTCAAAAAAAGAAAATGGCTAAAAATCAAAGACAAGACAGCGCAAAAGCAGCTGCCAAGAAAAGAGTAGTGAAAGTGGACGCTTACGGCGACGCTCATATCAGCGCTACATTCAACAACATCATTATCTCTCTTACCAACAAGAATGGCCAGGTTATTAGCTGGGCTAGTGCTGGTAAAATGGGATTCCGTGGTTCTAAAAAGAACACTCCTTACGCTGCACAGCTAGCTGCACAAGATTGCGCTAAAGTAGCTTTGGAAGCAGGATTGAAGAGAGTAGACGTTTATGTAAAAGGTCCTGGTTCAGGTAGAGAAGGTGCTATCCGCGCTTTGGCTAACAGCGGTATCGAAGTAACCATGATCAAAGACGTTACCCCATTACCTCACAACGGTTGTCGTCCTCCTAAGAAGAGAAGAGTATAATAAAGTAAAAAGTCAAAAATCAAAAGCAATAAATGGTTTTTGATTTTTGACTTTTAAGTTTTGAATTATCAAAAGCAGGTATAGGTCGCGTTTTAAGATTTTTGATGAACTATACCTGGAACTAAAAAATCTGAAAAAGAAACAAACATGGCAAGGTACACAGGTCCCAAGACCAAGATCTCAAGAATTTTTGGAGAGCCTATCTTAGGCAACGGTAAGTGGTTGAGCAAAAACAGCAACCCTCCGGGTATCCACGGTGCTCAGCGTAAGCGTAAGCAACTGGGTGAATACGCACTTCAGTTGAAAGAAAAGCAAAAAGCTAAGTACACTTATGGTTTGCTTGAAAAGCAATTCCGTAACACTTTCACCGAAGCTGCACGTCGTAAAGGCGTAACTGGTGAAAACCTTATCAAACTTCTGGAAGCACGTTTAGATAACACTATCTTCCGTTTAGGTATTGCTCCTAGCCGTCCTGCTGCACGCCAGCTGGTTAGCCACAAGCACGTTACTGTAAATGGTGAAGTTGTAAACATTCCTTCTTTCCAATTAAAGCCAGGTGATATCATCGGTCTTAAAGAAAAGAGCTCTGTTAACACTGCTGTTACAAGTGCTATCCGTGGTAAAAACCAAAAGTTCTCTTGGTTAGACTGGAACGAGGCTGAACTAAGAGGTACTTTTATAGCTTACCCTGAGCGTGAAAGTGTTCCTGAGAACATCAAGGAGCAACTGATCGTGGAATTGTACAGTAAGTAATAGAAGTGAGTTGTGAATGGTGAGTAGTGAGCAATGAGTAAAGCTCTCATTCATATCACTCACAACTAACTACTCACAACTGACACTCACAACATTTAAATCAACAAATCGTCAATAACAAATGGCCATTTTAAATTTCCAAAAGCCCGATAAAATCGTTCTTCAGAAGGCAAACGACTTTGAAGCACAATTTGAATTCCGTCCATTGGAGCCAGGTTACGGCCTGACCATTGGAAATGCTCTTCGCAGAGTATTACTTAGTTCATTGGAGGGTTACGCCATTGTAGGTATAAAAATCGAAGGTGCAGAGCATGAATTTGCTACCCTTCGTGGTGTTACAGAAGATGTAACTGAAATCATCCTGAACCTAAAGCAGGTGCGTTTCAAGAAGAAAGTAGAAGGCGAGGTTGGAACTGAAAGGATCACATTGAACATCAAGAATCAAACTGAATTTACAGCAGGTATGATTGGCGATGCTACACAGGGTTTTGAAGTAATGAACCCTCAATTGCTGATCTGTACTATGGATAACAGCTCTAAACTAGATATAGAGATCACTATTGCTAAAGGTCGTGGATACGTTCCGGCTGAAGACAATCGTGTGAAAGATTCAGTTTTCGGGTATATTCCTATTGATAGTATTCATACTCCGATCAAGAATGTAAAGTACAGCATCGAGAACACTCGTGTTGAACAAAGAACCGACTTCGAAAAACTGTTGATGGACGTTCAGACAGATGGTACCATCCATCCTGAGGAAGCTGTTAAACAAGCTTCTCGTATCCTGATCCAGCACCTGATGATCATCACTGATGAGAACATCACTTTCGACAACAAAGAAGAGAAGAAAGAAGACCTGGTAGACGAGCAAACACTGCAACTGCGCAAGATCCTGAAGACTCCATTGGAAGATCTTGACCTGAGCGTACGTGCATTTAACTGTTTGAAAGCTGCTAAGATCAATAGCCTGAGCGAACTGGTACAATACGAGCAGGAAGACCTTATGAAATTCAGAAACTTCGGTCAGAAATCACTTTCTGAGATCGAGCAAGTACTGAACGAAAGAGGCCTTGGCTTCGGAATGGATCTGAGCAAAATGGGTATAGATAAGGAAGATTATTAAATCAAAAGTCAAAATTCAAAAGTCAAAAAAGGACCTTCTCAGGTTTTTAATTTTGACTTTTGAATTTTGAATTCACAAGGGTTGTAATTCCTGACACGGTACAACCTATAAAACACACGTCATGCGTCACGGAGACAAAATCAACAATTTAGGCCGCACAGCGAGCCACCGCAAAGCGTTGCTTAGCAACCTTGCATCTCAACTGATCGCTCACAAGCGTATCACTACTACATTGGCAAAAGCTAAAGCTTTGCGTACTTATGTAGAGCCACTGATAACTAAAGCAAAAGAAAACAGCACGCACCAGCGTCGTATCGTTTTCAGCTACCTGCAAGACAAAGAATCAATCAAAGAACTTTTTGATGTGATCCGTCCAAAGGTTGAAGCTCGTCCAGGTGGTTACACTCGTATCATCAAGTTGGGTGCTCGTCATGGTGACAACGCTGAACTGGCAATGATTGAACTAGTTGACTACAACGAAGTTTACGGAAAAGGTGTTGGTGAAACTAAAGAGCCTGCTAAGCGTACACGTCGTGCTGGTGGTGGTCGTAAAAAAGCTGCAACTGCAGCTGAAGGTACTACTACACCTGCTTCTGATGCTGAAGCAACAGCTCCTGCTACTGAAACCACAGAAACTTCAGAAGAAAATAAAGCTGCTGAGTAATTGGCAAACTTTAGAAAATATAAAAAGGCAAGGTCGTAATGATCTTGCCTTTTTTGTTTTTACCAACTGTTGAAAAATTATCAAGATGTTTTACTGCTGAATGATATTTTTGCGCCGGCTGCATAACAGTACTCAACATCGTTGTGTCACTCACTTGTACAGCATTACATCATTCAACGGTTTTAGCTCATAAAGGTTGAACCTGTTTAATAATAAGAAACCACTCAATTACGCATGAATAATCAAGCTCCCGCTGTACTGCTACTAGAAGATGGAACCATTTACCACGGCAAGGCATTTGGTAAAATTGGTACTACCACCGGTGAAATATGTTTCAACACCGGTATGACTGGTTACCAGGAAGTTTTTACCGATCCAAGTTATTATGGGCAGATCGTTATCATGAACAATGTGCACGTAGGTAATTACGGCGTGAAGGATTCAGATATAGAAAGTGATTCTGTAAAGATCCAGGGGTTGATCGGTCGCAACCTGGAAGAGTTGTATAGCCGCAGGCAAGCCAAAGGATCTTTGGATGAATACCTAAAGGAAAATGGCATTGTGTCAATAGAAGATGTAGATACGAGGGCACTTGTAGCACATGTAAGAACTACAGGTGCTATGAACTGTATCATTTCATCTGAGGTTCTAGACGAGCAGAAACTAAAGGAGATGCTAGCTGAAGTACCTAGCATGGCCGGACTGGAATTGGCATCAAAGGTTTCAACCAAAGAAGCTTACGAACAAGGTGATCCTAATTCTCCTATCAAAATTGCAGTTATTGATTATGGTGTGAAGCAAAACATTCTTACTTGTATGACATCTCGTGGTGCGCATGTAAAGGTGTTTCCTTCGAATGCTTCACTGTCTGATATGAAAGCCTTCAATCCGCAGGGTTATTTTATTTCTAATGGTCCTGGCGACCCGGCTGCTATGGATTATGCGGTTAATACAGTAAAAGAAGTGCTTGCCGAAGAGAAGCCTGTTTTTGGTATTTGCCTTGGCCACCAATTGCTGGCGCTAGCTAATGATATTCCTACTTACAAAATGCACCATGGACACCGCGGGTTAAATCACCCGGTTCTAAATGTAAATACAGGTAAATGTGAAATAACTACGCAAAACCATGGTTTTGGTGTAGACCCGGAAGCTGTGCGTAGGAACCCGAACATCGAGATCACGCACATCAACCTGAATGATGATAGCGTAGAAGGAATTCGTTTGAAAGACAAACCAGCTTTCAGTGTTCAATATCATCCTGAAAGTTTTCCTGGGCCGCACGATAGCAGGTATTTGTTTGACGACTTCATTGAAAGTGTAAAGACAAGATTGTAATCTATCTTCTAAATCCACTGAATGAAAATTGCAATCATCAACGGGCCTAACCTCAATTTGCTGGGCAAACGTGAGCCGGGTATTTACGGTAGCGAAACATTTGAAGGTTTTCTTGATCAACTGCGTAAGGAGTATCCTGCTGTCAATTTTACTTTTTTTCAAACCAATGTAGAAGGGGAGTTGATCAATTATTTGCAGCAAGTGGGCTTTGATCATGATGGTATCATACTTAATCCCGGTGGCTACACACATACTTCGGTGGCTTTAGGAGATGCTATTGCAGCTATCACCACTCCTGTTATTGAAGTACACATCAGCAATGTACATGCAAGGGAAGAGTTCAGGAAGATATCGCATGTGTCAGCAAAGGCACGTGGTACTATAAGCGGGCTTGGCTTAAAGGGATATGCACTTGCGGTGCAGTTTTTCCTGGATAAGTAATTAGATTTCTCTATCAAAGCTTATAAAAAAATAAGGCTGTCTCTTCGCAGGGACAGCCTTATTGCTTTTTTATGACCAGTTAATCCTTACGTGTAAGTGAAGGACCATCTAGTTGAGCACCTTCTGTATTGCTCTTACTCTTCCTTGCCGGAACTTTATTGATTGGTGTTATCACCGCTTGCCCTTTTCCTACTTCGGCTTCTTTTTGCTTGCGGTAGGTGGCGTTTGTCATTAGCAGCTGAACGCTGTCAAGTTTAGCTATATATAAGCTGCGTCCATGTGTTCCAAGTACCAGTTCATTCTCTCTTTGTTGTATCACAAGATCGTGGATAGGTACACTCTTCGGTAGGCCATTGGTCCATGCGAAATATGATCTACCTGCATCTGCCGTTACATATAAACCACCATCGGTTCCTACATACAACAGGCTGTCATGGCGAGTGTCTTCTTTCACCACATTGATTGGTTCAAATGGAAGATTAGCAGCTATGCTTCTCCAGTTGGTGCCATAGTCATCGCTTACAAACAGGTAAGGCATGAAGTTGTCGTTGCGGTAGCCATTCAGCGAAGCATAAACACGACCTTCTTTGTAGGCACTCGCTACTACACGGCTAACCCAAAGACCTTTAGGAAGTTTACCGCTAATGAGTGTCCAGTTGTACCCGCCATCCCGGCTAACGTGAATGTTACCATCATCTGTACCGGTATAAATCAGACCAAACTTTAGCGGGCTTTCGCTGATGGTGGTAAGCGTACCATAAGGAACGTCGCCTTGCTGCGGGCTGGTAGTAAGATCGGGACTGATAGCTGGCAGTGTGTCGCCTTTGTTCATACTGCGGTGAAAGCGATTGGTTCCAAAATATAATACGTCCTGGTGGT is a window encoding:
- the rpsK gene encoding 30S ribosomal protein S11; translated protein: MAKNQRQDSAKAAAKKRVVKVDAYGDAHISATFNNIIISLTNKNGQVISWASAGKMGFRGSKKNTPYAAQLAAQDCAKVALEAGLKRVDVYVKGPGSGREGAIRALANSGIEVTMIKDVTPLPHNGCRPPKKRRV
- the infA gene encoding translation initiation factor IF-1: MSKQALIKQDGSIIEALSNAMFRVKLENGHEIIATISGKMRMNYIRILPGDKVGVEMSPYDLSRGRIIFRYK
- the rpmJ gene encoding 50S ribosomal protein L36; this encodes MKVRASIKKRSADCKIVRRKGKLYIVNKKNPRYKQRQG
- the carA gene encoding glutamine-hydrolyzing carbamoyl-phosphate synthase small subunit; this translates as MNNQAPAVLLLEDGTIYHGKAFGKIGTTTGEICFNTGMTGYQEVFTDPSYYGQIVIMNNVHVGNYGVKDSDIESDSVKIQGLIGRNLEELYSRRQAKGSLDEYLKENGIVSIEDVDTRALVAHVRTTGAMNCIISSEVLDEQKLKEMLAEVPSMAGLELASKVSTKEAYEQGDPNSPIKIAVIDYGVKQNILTCMTSRGAHVKVFPSNASLSDMKAFNPQGYFISNGPGDPAAMDYAVNTVKEVLAEEKPVFGICLGHQLLALANDIPTYKMHHGHRGLNHPVLNVNTGKCEITTQNHGFGVDPEAVRRNPNIEITHINLNDDSVEGIRLKDKPAFSVQYHPESFPGPHDSRYLFDDFIESVKTRL
- the rpsM gene encoding 30S ribosomal protein S13 produces the protein MARIAGIDLPKSKRGEIGLTYIYGIGLSTAQYILDKAGIDRSKKVNTWNDEEQTAIRNIINNEIKVEGALRSETQMNIKRLLDIACYRGLRHRKGLPLRGQRTRTNSRTRKGKRKTVAGKKKAPKK
- the rpsD gene encoding 30S ribosomal protein S4; this encodes MARYTGPKTKISRIFGEPILGNGKWLSKNSNPPGIHGAQRKRKQLGEYALQLKEKQKAKYTYGLLEKQFRNTFTEAARRKGVTGENLIKLLEARLDNTIFRLGIAPSRPAARQLVSHKHVTVNGEVVNIPSFQLKPGDIIGLKEKSSVNTAVTSAIRGKNQKFSWLDWNEAELRGTFIAYPERESVPENIKEQLIVELYSK
- a CDS encoding DNA-directed RNA polymerase subunit alpha is translated as MAILNFQKPDKIVLQKANDFEAQFEFRPLEPGYGLTIGNALRRVLLSSLEGYAIVGIKIEGAEHEFATLRGVTEDVTEIILNLKQVRFKKKVEGEVGTERITLNIKNQTEFTAGMIGDATQGFEVMNPQLLICTMDNSSKLDIEITIAKGRGYVPAEDNRVKDSVFGYIPIDSIHTPIKNVKYSIENTRVEQRTDFEKLLMDVQTDGTIHPEEAVKQASRILIQHLMIITDENITFDNKEEKKEDLVDEQTLQLRKILKTPLEDLDLSVRAFNCLKAAKINSLSELVQYEQEDLMKFRNFGQKSLSEIEQVLNERGLGFGMDLSKMGIDKEDY
- a CDS encoding murein L,D-transpeptidase catalytic domain family protein → MPKKLWITLVALVLVSFGVTAYKAKNEVIVKASFETGTDSLASTEVVANDAVSSEKMRFTALYDVLNLQNLKLNKQAFQLAINGYSKLKTQGKIKNDLLTIIDFSQPSTSKRMYIIDMKKNKLVRHSHVAHGRNTGLLMATTFSNKAESYQSSLGFYVTSETYIGKHGLSLRLDGVERNINDNARARAIVVHGADYANESFYKSTGYLGRSFGCPAVPTKDAPEIIQNIKNGSCMFIYSTDKGYLKQSSLI
- the rplQ gene encoding 50S ribosomal protein L17 is translated as MRHGDKINNLGRTASHRKALLSNLASQLIAHKRITTTLAKAKALRTYVEPLITKAKENSTHQRRIVFSYLQDKESIKELFDVIRPKVEARPGGYTRIIKLGARHGDNAELAMIELVDYNEVYGKGVGETKEPAKRTRRAGGGRKKAATAAEGTTTPASDAEATAPATETTETSEENKAAE
- the aroQ gene encoding type II 3-dehydroquinate dehydratase, which encodes MKIAIINGPNLNLLGKREPGIYGSETFEGFLDQLRKEYPAVNFTFFQTNVEGELINYLQQVGFDHDGIILNPGGYTHTSVALGDAIAAITTPVIEVHISNVHAREEFRKISHVSAKARGTISGLGLKGYALAVQFFLDK